The following coding sequences lie in one Sporomusaceae bacterium FL31 genomic window:
- a CDS encoding germination protein — translation MSFQPGRMGTAEGIGLIFVITFAKIFLSTPARAAEISAGLSWLSPLVAAAATFLPVLLLNFVFKWIPGDLYSITRKLCGRWGAVLIALFYIGIFLSDAALLLRQFAENTLLTALPDAEFSLVITVYGLIVGVLVYLGIEAIARSSYLLMPFIVGSMLLIFLMLSPLYNLYNLAPWLGNGLGTTVKAGMLTAGINIGAIVAIVMASSFQNYRNLNACLVFGLGSSALIKSVFFVIYVMVFGVAVAQEKTLPFFETARLVYLSRYLQRIEAVFILLWVIVGIISIAISVYIGLYLISRLLKLPTMAPLIPVVMLILIELAMIPDDITTTINLDYELLSTYYNGGIYVFPVLLFVMAYLKKRKHNKAAVA, via the coding sequence ATGAGTTTTCAACCTGGCCGCATGGGGACAGCCGAAGGAATTGGGTTAATTTTTGTCATTACATTTGCCAAAATATTTTTATCAACACCGGCCCGGGCTGCCGAAATCAGCGCCGGCCTGTCCTGGTTAAGCCCGCTTGTTGCAGCAGCAGCTACATTTCTTCCGGTTTTGCTGCTCAACTTTGTTTTTAAATGGATTCCCGGCGATTTGTACAGTATTACCAGGAAACTGTGCGGGCGCTGGGGAGCAGTGCTGATTGCCTTGTTCTATATCGGGATATTTCTGAGCGATGCTGCTTTGCTGCTCAGACAATTTGCCGAAAACACACTGCTGACAGCTTTGCCTGATGCGGAATTCAGCCTGGTTATTACCGTTTATGGCTTGATTGTCGGGGTGCTGGTCTACTTAGGCATTGAGGCGATTGCCCGCAGTTCGTATTTGCTGATGCCATTTATTGTTGGCAGCATGCTGCTTATTTTTCTTATGTTGAGTCCTTTGTACAATTTATATAACTTAGCTCCCTGGCTGGGAAATGGCCTTGGCACAACCGTAAAAGCCGGGATGCTGACTGCCGGAATTAATATTGGGGCGATTGTTGCAATCGTCATGGCCTCTTCATTTCAGAATTATCGAAATCTGAATGCTTGTTTGGTTTTTGGGCTGGGCAGCAGTGCCCTGATTAAAAGTGTTTTCTTCGTCATTTATGTCATGGTGTTTGGGGTGGCTGTAGCGCAGGAAAAAACATTGCCTTTTTTTGAAACAGCCAGACTGGTGTATCTGAGCCGCTATCTGCAGCGTATTGAGGCTGTCTTTATTCTTCTCTGGGTCATTGTGGGAATCATCAGTATTGCCATTAGTGTCTATATTGGTCTTTATCTCATATCCCGTTTGTTAAAGCTGCCGACCATGGCTCCGCTTATTCCAGTGGTCATGCTCATTTTGATTGAACTGGCCATGATTCCGGATGATATTACAACAACCATTAATTTGGACTATGAGCTTTTGTCGACCTACTATAATGGCGGAATTTACGTTTTCCCAGTCCTGCTGTTTGTGATGGCCTATCTAAAAAAACGAAAGCATAACAAGGCGGCTGTAGCTTGA
- a CDS encoding spore germination protein yields the protein MVQDNLVFKAYRYLKDLLVYKPPSRTAHRFVLGEYKEGEKGDAPSVVPPNGLTSSKEELEALIRYGNRLATVMEEAQELLSKSDQAAKADLAAQLKILEKQQTELEPVLLAYDTNKGDLKKRELSFSIEENEKIIKQLYFVEINKDIVIRHFIIPGVQPIKAMLVFMDGMIDKELINLAVLQPLMILDKEKLALQGDNLLKQLISLFLPSNQAQEVDNFGKVAAGLNTGDTALFLEGINQAVLIETKGYEHRSVGKPEIEQSVRGSQVAFSEALRVNTGLIRTMMPSNDLVTEIFEIGERIPTKCAIMYLKSVANPKLIGEIKRRILNIKTDYISDMGVLEQFIEDHPSIALPQMLSTERPDRTVAALSEGRVAILLNGTPFAHVVPVSFFTFFHSAEDFSLKVPIGSVTRLLRLIGTLLAVILPAVYLSIVYFHPEALPTEMILAIAGARERVPFPSVGELLLMEFAFELIREAGLRIPGLLGSTIGIVGAIILGQAAVSANLVSPVTVVVIALTGLASFTIPDYRLAAAGRLLRFVFIALAYMLGLVGVALGLLVLTAVLTSMKSFGVPYMVPIAPKTMAGLDVIIRGPVFRQEMRPDGLNTQDNRRQPHISRQWTIKSEEENKP from the coding sequence GTGGTGCAGGATAATCTGGTTTTTAAGGCCTACCGGTATCTCAAAGATTTATTAGTCTATAAACCGCCTTCCCGTACTGCTCATCGCTTTGTGCTGGGAGAATATAAAGAGGGAGAGAAGGGAGATGCTCCTTCGGTTGTCCCGCCTAATGGGCTGACCAGCTCCAAGGAAGAATTGGAAGCTTTAATTCGTTACGGCAACAGGCTGGCTACAGTAATGGAAGAAGCGCAGGAGCTGCTCAGCAAAAGTGATCAGGCGGCAAAGGCTGATTTAGCCGCGCAACTTAAGATTTTAGAGAAGCAGCAAACAGAGCTTGAGCCTGTATTGCTGGCCTATGACACCAATAAAGGCGATTTAAAGAAAAGAGAATTAAGTTTCAGCATTGAGGAAAACGAAAAAATCATCAAGCAGCTCTATTTCGTTGAAATCAATAAAGATATTGTTATTCGTCATTTTATTATTCCCGGTGTACAGCCCATCAAGGCTATGCTGGTTTTTATGGACGGAATGATTGATAAGGAACTGATCAATTTGGCGGTCTTGCAGCCGCTGATGATTCTTGATAAAGAAAAGCTGGCTTTGCAGGGCGATAATCTGTTAAAGCAATTAATCAGCCTGTTTTTACCAAGCAATCAGGCTCAGGAAGTTGATAATTTTGGCAAGGTGGCTGCTGGATTAAATACCGGCGATACAGCCTTGTTTTTGGAAGGCATCAATCAGGCCGTACTGATTGAGACTAAAGGCTATGAACATCGCAGTGTAGGAAAGCCAGAGATTGAGCAGTCTGTCCGTGGTTCGCAGGTGGCTTTCAGTGAGGCGCTGAGAGTCAATACCGGGCTGATCCGGACCATGATGCCATCGAATGATTTGGTAACCGAGATTTTTGAGATTGGTGAACGTATTCCGACGAAATGTGCCATTATGTATTTAAAGTCAGTGGCCAATCCAAAGCTTATTGGCGAAATTAAGCGGCGCATTCTCAATATCAAGACAGATTATATTTCTGATATGGGGGTTTTGGAGCAATTCATTGAGGATCATCCGAGTATTGCCTTGCCGCAAATGTTGTCAACAGAGCGGCCTGACCGGACAGTGGCTGCTCTTTCCGAAGGCCGGGTGGCCATTTTACTTAATGGTACACCCTTTGCTCATGTCGTCCCTGTTAGTTTCTTTACGTTTTTTCATTCAGCCGAAGATTTCAGTCTGAAAGTTCCGATCGGCAGTGTGACCAGGCTACTCCGGCTTATAGGAACGTTGCTGGCGGTGATCTTGCCAGCCGTGTATCTCTCCATTGTTTATTTTCATCCTGAGGCGCTGCCAACAGAAATGATTTTAGCCATCGCCGGAGCGCGGGAGCGGGTGCCGTTTCCTTCGGTGGGTGAATTATTATTGATGGAGTTTGCTTTTGAGCTTATCCGTGAGGCTGGTTTACGGATTCCTGGCTTATTGGGTTCAACCATTGGCATTGTTGGGGCGATTATCTTAGGTCAGGCCGCTGTATCTGCCAATCTGGTCAGTCCGGTCACGGTGGTGGTCATTGCGCTGACAGGTCTGGCTTCCTTTACTATTCCTGATTACCGGCTTGCCGCTGCGGGCCGCTTGCTGCGCTTTGTCTTTATTGCACTGGCTTATATGCTGGGACTTGTGGGGGTTGCCTTGGGGCTGCTGGTGCTTACGGCTGTATTAACCAGCATGAAATCCTTCGGTGTTCCCTATATGGTACCGATTGCACCGAAAACCATGGCAGGGCTGGATGTCATTATCCGTGGGCCGGTATTCCGGCAGGAAATGCGACCAGACGGCTTAAACACACAAGATAATCGCCGGCAGCCTCATATCAGCCGACAGTGGACAATTAAGTCTGAAGAGGAGAATAAGCCATGA
- a CDS encoding phenylacetate-coenzyme A ligase, which produces MLCNREIETMTRAGLIKLQTEKLRKLTKWLYEKSTFYSPKLDELALEPDSMELADLARMPFTTREDLTNQYPYGLLTFPLSSVVRVHTIGQQSPVAVAYTSGDIGKWLEMLARTLVAGGLNPTGTLQIAADYGLQPEGLGLHYAAEAIGATVLPAGIQEPARQFKLFEQFGVTSLAASSVVLKQLADSAGQLGLDLRALPISTIYVITTEIDAQHHAELAAQFNAAVIEIYSVPELIGPGIAGTCSAQNGLHIHEDYFYPEIIDPITGKGMAEHETGELVLTTLGKEAMPVLRYRTGLIAALDRTPCACGRTLARLIVKK; this is translated from the coding sequence ATGCTGTGTAACCGGGAAATCGAGACAATGACCAGAGCCGGACTCATAAAGCTGCAGACTGAGAAGCTGCGTAAACTGACGAAATGGCTTTATGAAAAAAGCACGTTTTATAGTCCAAAGCTGGACGAGCTCGCCCTTGAGCCTGACAGTATGGAATTGGCGGACTTGGCCAGGATGCCGTTTACGACCCGTGAAGACTTGACCAATCAGTATCCTTATGGTCTGCTTACCTTTCCTTTAAGTTCAGTAGTCAGGGTGCATACTATTGGGCAGCAATCACCGGTGGCGGTTGCTTATACGAGCGGGGACATCGGCAAATGGCTGGAAATGCTGGCTCGCACACTGGTTGCAGGTGGCTTAAATCCGACCGGAACTTTGCAAATTGCTGCTGATTATGGCTTACAGCCTGAGGGACTGGGGCTGCATTATGCGGCTGAAGCGATTGGCGCAACCGTTTTGCCGGCCGGTATTCAGGAGCCAGCGCGACAATTTAAGCTGTTCGAACAGTTTGGCGTTACCTCACTGGCGGCAAGTTCAGTGGTGTTAAAGCAGTTAGCCGACAGTGCGGGTCAACTTGGACTGGATTTGCGTGCACTGCCGATTTCAACAATTTATGTGATCACCACTGAAATCGATGCTCAGCATCATGCCGAGCTTGCGGCTCAATTCAATGCGGCTGTTATCGAAATCTATTCGGTGCCTGAATTGATCGGGCCTGGTATCGCTGGAACTTGTTCGGCTCAAAATGGGCTGCATATTCACGAAGATTACTTTTATCCGGAAATTATCGACCCGATCACTGGGAAAGGAATGGCTGAACATGAAACGGGTGAACTGGTGCTGACAACCCTCGGTAAAGAAGCCATGCCGGTTCTGCGATATCGTACAGGACTCATCGCTGCATTAGACCGGACACCTTGCGCTTGTGGTCGTACGCTGGCTCGATTGATTGTAAAAAAATGA
- a CDS encoding polysaccharide deacetylase family sporulation protein PdaB has product MKCFSWVFWSVAVFFTITVISLSQNSFDEEVQVIKRVPTTQKVVALTIDDGPHEQATPELLATLRQKQVKVTLFILGKNAEKNPAILAQAAADGHELGNHAYSHRFLNRISQAERTEEIEKTEKLIMAVAPKPTLLRPPGGGYNDAIVAEARRMGYSTVLWSLDTRDWQGISTDQLVKNVMSNVKPGSIILLHDGQYPIATSKGIGIVIDRLRAEGYSLVTVSELLKYYEAKP; this is encoded by the coding sequence ATGAAATGCTTCTCTTGGGTATTTTGGAGTGTCGCCGTTTTTTTTACTATTACAGTCATTAGTTTAAGTCAGAACAGTTTTGATGAAGAAGTTCAGGTCATAAAAAGAGTGCCGACCACCCAAAAGGTAGTAGCACTCACGATTGATGATGGCCCGCACGAACAGGCAACGCCAGAGTTATTGGCAACTCTTCGCCAAAAGCAGGTTAAAGTAACGCTGTTTATTTTAGGCAAAAATGCTGAAAAGAATCCAGCTATATTAGCTCAAGCCGCGGCAGATGGGCATGAGTTAGGGAATCATGCCTATAGCCACCGGTTTCTAAATAGAATAAGCCAAGCTGAACGAACTGAAGAAATTGAGAAAACCGAAAAACTTATTATGGCGGTTGCTCCCAAACCAACGCTGCTTAGGCCTCCGGGGGGCGGTTATAACGATGCTATTGTTGCAGAGGCCAGACGCATGGGCTATAGCACGGTATTATGGTCCTTGGATACTCGTGACTGGCAGGGGATTAGCACTGATCAGCTAGTCAAGAATGTGATGAGTAATGTAAAGCCGGGGAGTATCATTTTGCTTCATGATGGACAATACCCGATTGCAACTTCAAAAGGTATTGGAATTGTTATTGACCGGCTGCGGGCTGAAGGCTACAGTTTGGTGACAGTGAGCGAATTGCTGAAATACTATGAAGCTAAGCCCTAA